The bacterium (Candidatus Blackallbacteria) CG13_big_fil_rev_8_21_14_2_50_49_14 genome has a segment encoding these proteins:
- a CDS encoding zinc-binding dehydrogenase: MTQLIETEAWVLHPGMSAQAEPAHLVKENFVLPSRRERDILVEPLFGCWEANMGHALERLPIDVCKQRKEAKVVVGNAGVVRILDTYSQNARLKPGQICMLLSAAWPSGHRAAWPDNFARAAHGYDAPGTVGLLAKQTWIPEPQLLPISENSRLSLPEWAAFSLRYVTAWANWKLAHGTYRLMQDEREDPQPRLLAWGGGVSLGIAELARDAGYRCAMLASGQERLALLKKQGLKALDRQPFKDLDFNPKRYQQDTEYKMRYLTAEKAFCELIQEWSEGKGAAIAIDLIGEPVFRATLKVLGWPGVISTAGWKEGMNISLNRALECMAYHQHLHTHYARPREAMEAMQYAETKHWKPSLDQKIYAWDQLPELVEDYRKGQTGYFPIFSVNPV; encoded by the coding sequence ATGACGCAATTGATAGAAACAGAAGCATGGGTCTTGCACCCTGGCATGAGTGCTCAAGCGGAACCCGCACATTTGGTTAAAGAAAACTTTGTGTTGCCCTCTCGCCGTGAGCGAGATATTTTGGTTGAACCCTTGTTTGGCTGTTGGGAAGCCAATATGGGGCATGCCTTGGAGCGTCTTCCGATTGATGTCTGCAAGCAGCGCAAAGAAGCAAAAGTCGTGGTTGGCAATGCAGGTGTGGTCAGAATCTTGGATACCTATTCTCAAAACGCGCGCTTGAAACCCGGTCAGATATGCATGTTGCTTTCAGCGGCCTGGCCCAGTGGCCACAGGGCTGCCTGGCCAGATAACTTTGCCCGAGCGGCCCATGGCTATGATGCGCCGGGTACGGTCGGGCTTTTGGCAAAACAGACCTGGATTCCCGAACCGCAATTGCTTCCCATTTCTGAAAACAGTCGTTTAAGTTTGCCTGAATGGGCTGCTTTTTCCCTGCGCTATGTGACAGCCTGGGCCAATTGGAAATTGGCACACGGCACCTACCGTTTGATGCAGGATGAGCGCGAAGACCCCCAGCCCAGGCTATTGGCCTGGGGGGGAGGGGTCTCTTTGGGCATTGCTGAATTGGCGCGGGATGCTGGTTACCGTTGTGCCATGTTGGCTTCTGGTCAAGAGCGCTTGGCGCTGTTAAAGAAACAGGGTTTAAAGGCCCTGGATCGGCAGCCTTTTAAGGATTTGGATTTTAACCCCAAGCGTTATCAGCAGGATACAGAGTATAAAATGCGCTATCTGACAGCAGAAAAAGCCTTTTGTGAACTGATTCAGGAGTGGTCAGAAGGAAAAGGGGCTGCGATTGCCATTGATCTGATTGGCGAGCCCGTCTTTAGAGCCACGCTCAAAGTCTTGGGCTGGCCCGGGGTGATTTCAACGGCAGGCTGGAAAGAAGGCATGAATATTTCCTTGAACCGTGCCTTGGAGTGTATGGCGTACCACCAGCATTTACACACCCACTATGCCCGTCCCAGAGAGGCGATGGAGGCCATGCAATATGCTGAAACCAAGCATTGGAAACCCAGTCTCGATCAGAAAATCTATGCCTGGGATCAACTGCCTGAATTGGTAGAAGACTATCGCAAGGGGCAGACAGGCTATTTTCCGATCTTCAGCGTCAATCCTGTTTAA
- a CDS encoding polysaccharide deacetylase, with the protein MLTRYQKQIYAPSIQIMPFRHVRITAKSRKGSSSMRNQSLRKYFPRLMLLLLFLIVGCLIELYFLINAHSYQVAGKLIAHVQTQEKVMALTFDDGPSARTPEILKILAAEDVKATFFLVGSQIEKHPDWAQAILAAGHEIGNHSYTHQRMVFKSREFYAEEVEKTDALIHKLGFQGKILFRPPYGKKLFGLPFYLAKTQRTTLMWDLEPEYWPAKRTDPERLIQETLQNIHPGSVLLLHPMGNYSKSFEALPKLLKALKTEGWKMVTARELLKRGSASP; encoded by the coding sequence ATGCTTACACGTTATCAGAAACAAATCTATGCGCCTAGCATCCAAATCATGCCTTTCAGACATGTTAGAATAACTGCGAAATCAAGAAAAGGCTCAAGCTCTATGCGCAATCAATCCTTACGCAAATATTTTCCCCGACTGATGCTCCTTTTGCTCTTTTTGATCGTGGGCTGCCTGATTGAATTGTATTTTTTAATCAATGCCCACTCTTATCAGGTTGCAGGTAAGTTGATCGCTCATGTTCAGACCCAGGAAAAAGTGATGGCCTTGACCTTTGATGATGGCCCCAGTGCCCGCACCCCCGAAATTCTGAAGATCTTAGCCGCTGAAGATGTGAAAGCCACTTTTTTTCTGGTGGGTTCCCAAATAGAAAAGCATCCAGATTGGGCCCAGGCCATTCTCGCTGCGGGCCATGAAATCGGCAACCATTCTTACACGCATCAGCGTATGGTGTTTAAGTCCCGTGAATTTTATGCTGAGGAAGTCGAGAAAACAGATGCGCTCATCCATAAGCTGGGCTTTCAGGGCAAAATTCTGTTTCGCCCGCCCTACGGAAAAAAACTTTTTGGCCTGCCCTTTTATTTGGCCAAAACCCAACGCACTACGCTGATGTGGGATTTGGAACCTGAATATTGGCCTGCAAAGCGCACAGATCCTGAACGGCTGATCCAAGAGACGCTTCAAAACATTCACCCCGGTTCGGTTTTGCTGCTTCACCCCATGGGCAATTATTCAAAGTCTTTTGAGGCTTTGCCCAAACTGCTGAAAGCGCTCAAAACAGAGGGTTGGAAAATGGTCACAGCACGCGAACTGCTTAAGCGTGGTTCAGCCTCCCCCTGA
- a CDS encoding GNAT family N-acetyltransferase has product MVEVSIREFHVQDDLVELTHLIHAAYAQHAASGRKYWATHQSVEDTASRFASGLGYLVEIEEKVCGTVILRPPQPDSEVEFYRQQGVWTLSQFCIDPKFQGQGLGKKLHQFVLEEAKQRGATHLALDTAESASGLIQTYQDWGYRIVGNWDWRPKTNYLSVIMARPI; this is encoded by the coding sequence ATGGTCGAAGTTTCAATTCGAGAATTTCATGTTCAAGATGATCTCGTGGAATTAACCCATTTAATACATGCTGCTTATGCTCAGCATGCCGCATCTGGCAGAAAATATTGGGCCACCCACCAAAGTGTTGAAGACACGGCTTCACGTTTTGCTTCTGGTTTGGGTTATCTCGTTGAAATTGAGGAAAAAGTTTGTGGCACTGTTATTCTGCGCCCCCCGCAACCCGATTCTGAAGTTGAATTTTATCGTCAACAGGGCGTCTGGACGCTCTCTCAATTTTGTATCGATCCCAAATTTCAAGGCCAGGGCTTGGGAAAAAAACTGCATCAATTTGTACTTGAAGAGGCAAAGCAGAGGGGAGCTACACATTTGGCCTTAGATACAGCAGAATCTGCAAGTGGTTTAATTCAAACCTATCAAGACTGGGGGTATCGAATTGTAGGGAACTGGGACTGGCGCCCCAAAACCAATTATTTGAGTGTGATTATGGCCCGGCCGATCTGA
- a CDS encoding aldehyde dehydrogenase, translating into MKPIFINGRAQTAHSELALKILNPATLESLGQVANCREADVNAAVSAARAAQHAWWKMPESEKSHYLHRVAERIAERAAEMAELLACETGKPLIEAKDCLEWVSACFRYYGEVIRVSKGVVFPPVAPHQINFTVREPFGVVACIAPFNFPLLLSAWKVAPALACGNTVVVKPPHQNPLSSLLFAECFSDLPAGVFNLVTGDGETGNLLVRHPQVDMIAFTGSTAVGRKIAAAAGEQLKKVNLELGGIDPFIVFADADLSIAAKGAVWARLLNAGQVCTSSKRIIVEASVAEEFTRLLLEEVANVQVGDPLLPATDMGPVISEEALEKLETQIERLKAEGAELLVGGCRFQPQGLPGYFLQPTVFSQVKHGGMATTEEFFGPVINLFTAQNADHAIEMANDSEYGLGATIYTNNLQIAMKAMENIKAGSFWINDPLTDNEAAPFGGMRASGIGRELGAEGLECFREPKHVHLDYVIEKKDYWFPYAQR; encoded by the coding sequence ATGAAACCCATCTTTATCAATGGCAGGGCGCAGACTGCTCATTCTGAATTGGCTTTGAAGATTCTCAACCCAGCCACGCTCGAATCCTTGGGGCAGGTTGCCAATTGCCGCGAAGCAGATGTCAACGCTGCGGTTTCGGCTGCCCGTGCAGCCCAGCATGCCTGGTGGAAAATGCCCGAAAGTGAAAAATCCCATTATTTACATCGGGTGGCTGAACGCATTGCAGAGCGGGCGGCTGAAATGGCAGAACTCTTGGCGTGCGAAACGGGCAAACCCTTGATTGAAGCAAAAGATTGTCTCGAATGGGTCTCAGCCTGCTTCCGTTATTATGGAGAAGTCATACGCGTTAGCAAGGGCGTGGTTTTTCCCCCGGTGGCCCCCCATCAGATCAATTTTACGGTCAGAGAACCCTTTGGCGTTGTGGCCTGTATTGCCCCCTTTAATTTCCCTTTGCTCTTAAGTGCTTGGAAAGTTGCTCCTGCTTTGGCCTGTGGCAATACCGTGGTGGTCAAGCCGCCGCATCAAAATCCGCTTTCGAGTCTGCTCTTTGCAGAGTGTTTTTCTGATTTGCCTGCCGGGGTCTTTAATTTGGTCACAGGAGATGGCGAGACAGGCAATTTGCTGGTTCGCCATCCGCAGGTGGATATGATTGCCTTTACAGGCTCTACGGCTGTGGGGCGAAAAATTGCAGCCGCAGCCGGAGAACAATTGAAAAAGGTCAATCTGGAATTGGGGGGCATTGATCCCTTTATCGTCTTTGCCGATGCAGATTTAAGCATTGCCGCCAAAGGAGCCGTCTGGGCGCGTTTATTGAATGCAGGCCAGGTTTGCACCTCTTCAAAACGCATTATTGTAGAAGCCTCAGTCGCTGAGGAGTTTACCCGTTTGCTGCTCGAAGAGGTGGCAAACGTTCAGGTCGGCGATCCCCTCTTGCCTGCTACCGATATGGGGCCCGTGATTTCAGAAGAGGCACTTGAAAAACTCGAAACGCAAATAGAACGCTTAAAAGCTGAGGGGGCAGAATTATTGGTGGGCGGTTGCCGTTTTCAGCCCCAGGGCCTGCCTGGTTATTTTCTCCAGCCCACTGTTTTTAGCCAGGTCAAACACGGGGGCATGGCCACCACAGAGGAATTTTTCGGCCCGGTGATCAATCTGTTTACGGCGCAAAATGCCGATCATGCCATTGAAATGGCCAATGACTCTGAGTATGGCTTAGGCGCTACGATTTATACCAATAACCTGCAAATTGCCATGAAAGCCATGGAAAATATCAAAGCGGGGAGCTTTTGGATCAACGATCCCCTGACAGACAATGAAGCAGCCCCCTTTGGCGGCATGCGTGCCAGCGGGATTGGTCGGGAATTGGGAGCTGAGGGGCTTGAGTGTTTCAGAGAGCCCAAGCATGTCCATTTGGATTACGTGATTGAGAAAAAGGATTATTGGTTTCCCTACGCTCAGCGTTGA
- a CDS encoding XRE family transcriptional regulator encodes MVQERTFSMLKWTLRERMKERRISNKLLAERMGVHRNTIRQLKEDQPTMIRLRHLECLCQVLECQPSDLFEFSPETAAVTGAT; translated from the coding sequence ATGGTACAGGAACGGACTTTCTCCATGCTGAAATGGACCTTGCGCGAACGTATGAAAGAACGCAGGATCAGCAATAAATTGCTGGCCGAACGCATGGGCGTTCATCGCAATACCATTCGGCAACTCAAGGAAGATCAACCTACCATGATTCGCTTAAGGCATTTGGAATGTTTATGCCAGGTGCTTGAATGCCAACCTTCTGATCTCTTCGAATTTTCCCCAGAAACCGCCGCAGTGACCGGTGCTACTTAA